CCGACCTTCACGATGCCGCGCCACCGCTCGGCCTTGGCGGCCAATGCGTCGCGCAGCGCCTCGACCGGCGGCAGCATCTCGATCATCGCTTGCGCCGCGGCCATGTGCATGGCCGTCGGGAACGTGTCGTTCGACGATTGAGACATGTTGACGTGGTCGTTCGGGTGGATAGGCTTCTTCGAGCCCATCTCTCCCCCGGCGAGCTCGATGGCCCGGTTCGATATCACCTCATTGACGTTCATGTTCGTCTGGGTGCCGGATCCCGTCTGCCAAATGCGCAGCGGAAAGTGCGCGTCGAGTTTTCCGGCGACGACCTCATCGGCAGCCGCGACGATGAGACGCGTTTCCTCGTCGCCGAGCTTGCCGAGATCGTGGTTGACGAGCGCGGCGGCTTTCTTCAAGGTCGCCATCGCGCGGATGACGGCGCGCGGCATCACGTCGCGCGGCCAGGCACCTTCCCCGATGTCAAAATGGATGAGCGACCGCGCCGATTGCGCACCATAATAGGCGTCCCCCGGAACCTCGATCGAACCCATCGAATCGGATTCGACGCGCGTGTTGGCCCCATTGCTCGAGATGCTGCTCTTCATCGCCGCCCTATTCTCGCGCTTCTTCCGCATGAATGCCCGGCCTTAAGTCTCAGGCCGCCGGCCGCGGGCAGCCGTTGCGGCGGTCGCCGTCGAGCCGACGTGCTTCGTTTCGACGACTTCGTAGATCGCAAGCGGAAACCGCGCGTCGAAGCGCCGCTGATTGCAACGCGGGCAGCTCGCCGGCTTGCCGGGAATACGCCGGCGCAGCAGCTCGAAGGAACAAGCGTCGCAGCGCAGGATGTAGCGCCTGGTCGACTCTTTGCGCGGACGCACGTGCCCGAGATCGTGATAGATCGAGGTCAGGCCGCACTCGCGCATCTTGCGCCGGAATCGAGAACCGTGCCCTGTGTCGCGAAAGCGATCGTAGCACCAGGCATGGACCATCTCGTGCAGCAGCGTCTCCTCGAGCGCCTCGGGATACCGGCGAAAATGCTTGGGAGAGAGCTCGATCAGCAACGGCGTGCGGCCGTAGGTGATGCGCCCCGCCGAGTTCGAGAAACGCGCGTTGTACGCGATCCGGCAATCCGGCGCGGTTCCGTTGAAATGACGGTTGTTCAGCCGAGCAAAGAGCAGCTGCAGCTCCGCTTCTGAAGGCAGCACGGATGATTCTCTTCGCCGCTCGTCCAAACGCCTCTTCGTGAGCACTCCCGAGCGCGGTCTTCCGCCACGCATCTACCTGCCCTTCGTCGCAGCATTCGCCCTCGTCTTTCTCGGGGTCATGGGGTATCTCGTCGCGGTCGGATTCGGATCGGGCGGATCGGTCTTCGGCGCCTCGGGCTCGAGCACGCAGCAGACGGCGCAGCAGCGCGTCGAAGGCGGTCCGCCGCCTGCCGTGATGCTCCAGTTCCAAGCATTACGCCGGCGCATTGCCCGCCATCCGAACGACGACGTGGCCCTGACCCAGCTCGGGGACATGGAGCTGGCCGCAAACCGCTTTAGCGAGGCGATTCCGTACTACCGCCGCGCGCTCGCCGTGAACCCGCACAACGTCGCGGCTCAGACGGGTCTTACCGAGGCGCAAGAGGCATTGCGCGAAGAGCGCCAGTGAAGCTCTACGTCTCCTGCGACATGGAAGGGACCGCCGGCGTCTGTTCCTGGCGCCAGTGCGACCCGGAAGACCGTGACGAATATCCGATCTACCGCCGCTACATGACGCACGAGGTGCGTGCTGCGATCGACGGTGCGCGCGAAGGCGGGGCGACCGAGTTCCTCGTCAACGACTCGCACTGGTCGATGCGCAACCTCTTATGGGACGAGCTTCCGTCGAGCGTGCGCGTCATCGCCGGGGCTCCGAAGCCGCA
Above is a window of Candidatus Dormiibacterota bacterium DNA encoding:
- a CDS encoding tetratricopeptide repeat protein translates to MSTPERGLPPRIYLPFVAAFALVFLGVMGYLVAVGFGSGGSVFGASGSSTQQTAQQRVEGGPPPAVMLQFQALRRRIARHPNDDVALTQLGDMELAANRFSEAIPYYRRALAVNPHNVAAQTGLTEAQEALREERQ
- a CDS encoding SprT family zinc-dependent metalloprotease; its protein translation is MLPSEAELQLLFARLNNRHFNGTAPDCRIAYNARFSNSAGRITYGRTPLLIELSPKHFRRYPEALEETLLHEMVHAWCYDRFRDTGHGSRFRRKMRECGLTSIYHDLGHVRPRKESTRRYILRCDACSFELLRRRIPGKPASCPRCNQRRFDARFPLAIYEVVETKHVGSTATAATAARGRRPET